TTCAAGTACCAGCTGATCGAGATGGATGCTGAGACCACGCTCGCCCGCGGACTCGTGGAGCGCATCGGCGCCGACGAGTCTCACGTGACCCACGAGGTCGTCTCGCAGAACGGCTCCGAGGAGTACGAGCAGGCGCGCAGCATCCGCAACCATACCGAGGGGTTCGCTGTGATGCTCGACGCGTTCCGCGAGCACGGCCCGAGCCTTGACGAGCACGCGCCCGTCGCGGTCGGCCATCGCGTCGTGCACGGCGGTAAACGCTTCTTCGAGCCCACGATCATCACAGACCTCGTGCGCATCAATATCGAAGATCTCGCCGAGATCGCTCCGCTGCACAACCCGGCGAACGTGCAGGGCATCGAAGCAGCGCAGAAGTCGTTCCCCGACATTCCCCACGTCGCCGTCTTCGATACCGCTTTTCACCAGACGCTTCCCCCGGCCGCGTACACGTACGCGATCGACAAAGACGTCGCCGAGAAGCACAGAATCCGCAAGTACGGCTTTCACGGAACCAGTCACAAGTTCGTCTCCGAGGAAGCCGCGCGTTTTCTCGAGCGTGACATCGCCGACCTCAATCAGATCGTGCTGCACCTGGGAAACGGCGCGTCGATGACCGCGGTGCGCGGCGGCGAGTCTGTCGAGACGTCCATGGGGTTCACGCCGCTCGAAGGTCTCGTCATGGGCACGCGCTCGGGCGACATCGATCCAGCTGTGCTCGTGCACCTGCACCACAAGGCCAACCTGAGCGTCGACGAGCTCGATGACCTGCTCAATCGGCAGAGCGGTATCTACGGGCTCTCGGGGCTGAAAGACATGCGTGACCTCACAGACGAGGCGAACGAGGGCAACGACACGGCACGGGCGGCGCTCGATGTCTATGTGCACCGGCTCAAGCAGTACCTCGGCGGGTACTTCTTTCAGCTCGGTCGTGTCGACGTCATCGCGTTTACGGCCGGAATTGGCGAGAACAGTGCGCAGGTGCGTGCCGAGGCGCTCGCCGGTCTCGAGAACTTTGGCGTGAAAGTGGATGCTGCTCGCAACGAGCAGCGCTCACACGACACCCGTGTCATCTCCGCCGACGACTCTGACGTGACGGTCCTCGTCGTTCCGACCAACGAAGAACTCGAGATCGCGAGGCAGACGCTCTCTGTCGTCTGAGCTCACGCGCGCTCGCCGAAGCTCGGGGGAAGCTTGCACAGGTCGTAATAGTGCTCCTGCGGAAACGCGGGATCTGTCGCGTCCACGATGAAGTTCGCTTTGCCATGGGGCAGAGTGCCGTCGGAGAACGTCCACACCGTGTAGTGCCAGACGCCGATGACGGCGGCATTGAGCAATCGTTCGCCGTCGACAAGCAGAATCACATCATCGCCGTTAGCGAGATCTCCGGCGCGAAAGGGCTCGACGGTGTCAGAGCGAAGCGTGGCCTCATCCACAGAGCCGAGCGACATCCGTGTCACGTGTTGGCCGCGTTCCCGCAGCGCCTGCGCGGCATCGTCGGCGAAGGCGGCTGCTGCGGCAGCATCCGTGCCCTCAACGGCAACGAGGCGACGTCCCCGCGCATTGTTGTGCAGAATTTGCTCGACGATGCGCGAGACGAGAGCGTCGCGACGTTCCGGGTGATCGGTCATGCATCCAGGGTACGCGCAGCGTCAACGCGATTCTGTCTGGGGAGCCGCGGCCATACGGAATAAGGATACTTTCCGAACAAAATACGCAATCTTGAGGAATTCTTTGGATATTGCTGACATCGACCGCCTAATGTGAGTGTGTCATGTCCCCCACATGGCCGACAAGATCCTGTCGATGAACCCGTATTTGTACCCGGAGTGTCCCTATGTCCTCGTCTGCTACAAAGACCAAACCTTCAACCCGCAAGATCGCCGCGTTCGTTCTCGCGGCACTCGGCATCGCCGGCCTTTCCGCCGCGTCGGCCGCTAATCTTGCACTCGGCTCGTCAACCCTTGGCGCCGGCCAGCAGGTTGTTGCGTCGTGCCAAGAGAGCGATGCAGACCCGATCGACCTGTCGTTCAGCACCGCGCTCTCGGCTGGCAGCTACCAGGCGCAGGCGCTCACGTTGTCGAACATCAGCGACGCGTGCTCCGGACTTGACTACAAGGTCGCCGTGAATGGCGCGGAGGTGGCGACGGGATCCCTTGACCCGATTACGGCCGGCACTCGCGGCGTGCTCGAGATTCCGCTGACGTCGACGGCTGCCGCCGATGTCGAGTCCGTCTCTGTCGTGATCTTCAACTAACGATCCACGGCATGCTCCGCAATCGCACGCACGTCAGATCCCGTGAGGATGCTCCTCACGGGATCTGGCGTCGCGTGCGCGGGGCGGTGACAACGTGCCTGTTCGCTGCTGTGGTGCTGCTCTTCTGGCCCGCGTCCCTCGGCGGATGCAGCACACTCACGATCGTCTCCGGTCACTCGATGGATCCGACCTACCACACAGGCGACATCGTCTGGGCGCGCTGCGGAGTGCCGCAGATCGGCGACATCGTCGTCTATCAGCCCGATGGAGTCGAGGGCGCTCGCGTCATTCATCGCATTATCGATGGCTCGTCCGTCGGGTGGACGATGAAGGGCGACAACAACGACGCCATCGATCCGTGGTCGCCGAGCCAGGCGGACATCATCGGCGTGGCCCAGGGTCACATCCCGGGAGTCGGCAAAGTATTGCTCGCCTTCGGTCATCCTCTCGTCTGGATCTC
This DNA window, taken from Paramicrobacterium agarici, encodes the following:
- a CDS encoding acetate/propionate family kinase; the encoded protein is MTAVLVINSGSSSFKYQLIEMDAETTLARGLVERIGADESHVTHEVVSQNGSEEYEQARSIRNHTEGFAVMLDAFREHGPSLDEHAPVAVGHRVVHGGKRFFEPTIITDLVRINIEDLAEIAPLHNPANVQGIEAAQKSFPDIPHVAVFDTAFHQTLPPAAYTYAIDKDVAEKHRIRKYGFHGTSHKFVSEEAARFLERDIADLNQIVLHLGNGASMTAVRGGESVETSMGFTPLEGLVMGTRSGDIDPAVLVHLHHKANLSVDELDDLLNRQSGIYGLSGLKDMRDLTDEANEGNDTARAALDVYVHRLKQYLGGYFFQLGRVDVIAFTAGIGENSAQVRAEALAGLENFGVKVDAARNEQRSHDTRVISADDSDVTVLVVPTNEELEIARQTLSVV
- a CDS encoding signal peptidase I; this encodes MLRNRTHVRSREDAPHGIWRRVRGAVTTCLFAAVVLLFWPASLGGCSTLTIVSGHSMDPTYHTGDIVWARCGVPQIGDIVVYQPDGVEGARVIHRIIDGSSVGWTMKGDNNDAIDPWSPSQADIIGVAQGHIPGVGKVLLAFGHPLVWISLLVLAAALLVWPQKKFDGEAADHAAESLSVNGPAQTQQLQDASKVTS